Proteins encoded together in one Catellatospora citrea window:
- a CDS encoding AAA family ATPase produces the protein MGASAVGTRSGLRGRSHELARLDQALADARAGVSAVLVLRGEPGIGKTALLEYAAAHADGFRTTGVMGVESEMTLPYASLHQLCAPLLGKLPLLPEPQRDALSAALGLRQGPPPSRFLVGLATLSLLTQAAEERPLACLVDDAQCFDEESLQAIAFVARRLTAEPIAMIFTLRSPGGDELTDLPGMTLGGLNDTDARAVLASAVPVALDPRTSDRIVAEAHGNPMALLLLPRLFSPADLAGPWPTGRRPVTDTIESAFHLRFQQLPPDSRRLLLTAAADPTADVDLLWRAAERQHIPTGAAAPAEAAGLVEFDTTVRFQHPLARSAIYQRAPAPDRRAAHQALAEATDPHTDPDRKAWHQAQAAARPDENLAATLEDCAVRAQGRGGAAAAAAFLRRSTQLTPDPARRADRALAAAQAGIDAGSLSQAHDMLAAAAAGPQDDARQARLDRLHARLAFTQRRGTDAPRLLLDAARRLAPLDALLARDTLLEAFGAALYAGRLHTGPDQPEIARAVRSAPPAPSPPRSVDVLLDALTDLTLDGYPAAADRLRQAMHTVQREQRSATPGADQRWMWLACPVTPEPLAPELWDDEAWHELATGAVTLARDAGALGVLPMALSYDACYRIHAGDLATAASLSEEAAAISTAIGSAPMVYASLLLAAWQGRESQARRLVDAARTEALTRGEGRALSIADYATAVLYNGLGRYDAALTAATQACQYDDLGLLGWALVELIEAATRSGQPRTAAAALDRLTERTQTAATPWALGIEARSRALMSSGDEADNHYRQSIKHLSRCRITVDLARARLLYGEWLRRQQRRGQSREQLRSAHETLSRIGADAFAERARHELLATGETVRKRDTSAISELTGQEAQIARLAREGRTNLEIAAHLFISPRTVEWHLSKVFTKLGITSRKQLRAAFSSSAPPLSTA, from the coding sequence ATGGGGGCGTCGGCGGTAGGCACCCGGTCCGGACTTCGCGGGCGAAGCCACGAACTGGCCAGGCTCGACCAGGCGCTCGCCGACGCGCGAGCGGGCGTGAGCGCCGTGCTGGTGCTGCGTGGCGAGCCGGGTATCGGCAAGACCGCGCTGCTGGAATACGCGGCAGCGCACGCGGACGGCTTCCGCACGACCGGTGTCATGGGAGTCGAGTCGGAGATGACGCTGCCCTATGCCAGCCTCCATCAGCTCTGCGCACCCTTGCTCGGCAAACTGCCGCTGCTGCCCGAACCACAGCGCGACGCGCTCTCGGCCGCCCTGGGTCTGCGCCAAGGTCCGCCGCCGAGCCGCTTCCTGGTCGGCCTGGCCACGCTCAGCCTGCTGACCCAGGCAGCCGAGGAACGGCCGCTCGCGTGCCTCGTCGACGACGCCCAATGCTTCGACGAGGAGTCGCTGCAGGCGATCGCCTTCGTCGCCCGGCGGCTGACCGCCGAGCCCATCGCGATGATCTTCACGCTGCGCTCCCCGGGTGGCGACGAGCTGACGGATCTACCCGGCATGACACTCGGCGGTCTGAACGACACCGACGCCCGCGCTGTGCTCGCCTCAGCCGTGCCCGTCGCCCTGGACCCCCGGACATCCGACCGCATCGTCGCCGAAGCACACGGCAACCCCATGGCACTGCTCCTGTTGCCGCGCCTGTTCTCACCCGCCGACCTGGCAGGACCCTGGCCGACCGGCCGACGCCCCGTGACCGACACCATCGAAAGTGCGTTCCACCTGCGCTTCCAGCAACTCCCACCGGACAGCAGGCGCCTGCTGCTGACCGCCGCGGCCGATCCCACCGCCGACGTGGACCTGCTGTGGCGCGCCGCCGAACGGCAACACATCCCGACCGGGGCGGCCGCGCCCGCCGAAGCCGCCGGGCTCGTCGAGTTCGACACCACCGTGCGGTTCCAGCACCCGCTGGCACGATCGGCCATCTACCAGAGGGCACCGGCGCCGGACCGCCGCGCCGCGCACCAGGCGCTCGCCGAAGCCACCGACCCGCATACCGACCCCGACCGCAAAGCGTGGCACCAGGCCCAGGCCGCGGCCCGCCCCGACGAGAACCTGGCCGCGACGCTCGAAGACTGCGCCGTCCGCGCCCAGGGCAGAGGAGGAGCCGCCGCTGCCGCGGCATTCCTGCGCCGATCCACCCAGCTCACGCCGGACCCGGCGCGGCGCGCCGACAGAGCGCTGGCCGCAGCCCAGGCCGGCATCGACGCCGGCAGTCTCAGCCAGGCCCACGACATGCTGGCCGCGGCCGCCGCCGGCCCCCAGGACGACGCACGACAGGCCCGGCTCGACCGGTTGCATGCCCGGCTGGCCTTCACCCAACGGCGCGGCACCGACGCACCCCGGCTGCTGCTCGACGCCGCCCGCAGACTCGCCCCGCTCGACGCCCTGCTCGCCCGCGACACGCTGCTGGAAGCCTTCGGCGCGGCGCTGTACGCCGGGCGGCTGCACACCGGCCCCGACCAGCCGGAGATCGCCCGCGCCGTACGATCCGCGCCACCGGCCCCTTCGCCGCCGCGCTCGGTCGACGTCCTGCTCGACGCCCTCACCGACCTGACCCTCGACGGCTACCCCGCCGCCGCCGACCGACTGCGCCAGGCGATGCACACCGTTCAGCGCGAGCAGCGTTCCGCGACGCCCGGAGCGGACCAGCGGTGGATGTGGCTGGCCTGCCCGGTGACACCCGAACCGCTGGCGCCGGAGCTGTGGGACGACGAAGCATGGCACGAACTGGCCACCGGCGCGGTCACCCTCGCCCGCGACGCGGGCGCGCTCGGCGTCCTGCCGATGGCGCTGAGCTACGACGCCTGCTACCGCATCCATGCCGGCGACCTCGCCACTGCCGCGTCCCTGTCCGAGGAGGCGGCCGCGATCTCGACCGCCATCGGCAGCGCACCGATGGTGTACGCGTCGCTGCTGCTCGCCGCCTGGCAAGGCCGGGAATCCCAGGCCCGCAGGCTCGTCGACGCCGCCCGCACCGAAGCGCTCACCCGCGGCGAAGGGCGCGCGCTGTCCATCGCCGACTACGCCACCGCCGTGCTCTACAACGGCCTCGGCCGATACGACGCGGCGCTCACCGCCGCGACCCAGGCCTGCCAGTACGACGACCTGGGACTGCTCGGCTGGGCGCTCGTCGAACTGATCGAGGCCGCCACCCGCAGCGGGCAGCCCCGGACGGCCGCGGCCGCACTCGACAGGCTCACCGAACGAACCCAGACCGCCGCCACCCCCTGGGCCCTCGGCATCGAGGCCCGCTCACGGGCGCTCATGAGCAGCGGGGACGAGGCCGACAACCACTACCGCCAATCGATCAAGCACCTGAGCCGGTGCCGGATCACCGTCGACCTCGCCCGTGCCCGGCTGCTGTACGGCGAGTGGCTGCGCCGCCAACAGCGCCGAGGACAGAGCCGCGAGCAGCTGCGCTCGGCCCACGAAACGCTGAGCCGGATCGGCGCGGATGCCTTCGCCGAACGCGCTCGCCACGAACTGCTGGCGACCGGCGAGACCGTGCGCAAGCGCGACACCTCCGCCATCAGTGAACTCACCGGCCAGGAGGCACAGATCGCCCGGCTGGCCCGGGAAGGGCGCACGAACCTGGAGATAGCGGCCCACCTGTTCATCAGCCCGCGAACAGTCGAGTGGCACCTGAGCAAGGTCTTCACCAAACTCGGCATAACCTCACGCAAGCAACTGCGCGCGGCGTTCTCCTCGTCGGCACCTCCGCTGTCGACGGCGTGA
- a CDS encoding GNAT family N-acetyltransferase, giving the protein MTITATDLVTGHHNAADLPELREELLDVYRDAYADKITNPFFAEDRYWQRLEVYAVRDGFQLVTGRLHDRLVGYALGYTLPAGSAWWRGLLNEVDAGLLVEDGTRTFALNYIMVRQATRRHGMAKALHDALMASRTESRATLLVQPENVPASAAYANWGWYRIGQLKPFDDAPTYDALILDLGRKR; this is encoded by the coding sequence GTGACGATCACCGCAACAGACCTCGTGACCGGGCACCACAACGCGGCGGACCTGCCTGAACTGCGCGAAGAGCTGCTGGACGTCTATCGAGATGCATACGCGGACAAGATCACCAACCCGTTCTTCGCCGAGGACCGGTACTGGCAGCGCCTGGAGGTCTATGCCGTTCGCGACGGATTCCAGCTGGTCACGGGCCGCCTGCATGATCGACTGGTCGGTTACGCACTCGGTTACACCCTGCCCGCCGGGTCCGCCTGGTGGCGGGGCCTGCTGAACGAGGTCGACGCCGGCCTGCTGGTCGAAGACGGCACCCGTACCTTCGCGCTGAACTACATCATGGTCCGCCAGGCCACGCGCCGGCACGGCATGGCCAAAGCCCTGCACGACGCACTGATGGCGTCCCGAACCGAGTCACGCGCCACTCTGCTGGTGCAGCCAGAGAACGTCCCGGCATCCGCTGCGTACGCCAACTGGGGCTGGTATCGGATCGGCCAGTTGAAGCCTTTTGACGATGCTCCGACCTATGACGCCCTAATCCTGGACCTTGGCCGGAAGCGGTAG